Below is a genomic region from Drosophila albomicans strain 15112-1751.03 chromosome 2R, ASM965048v2, whole genome shotgun sequence.
GATGAAATGTTTAAGAATATTTCATGTGATTTAACAAACATGTTGCTGGCCATAACTGAATTGGTGAATGCCTTAACTTAACTATGCTCAAACTCAAACGATTTCATTTTCACTAGAATGTTGTCAATGCTGCTCAAGCACCCTCCATTCTCTCCCTCTACCCAAAGTTTGTGAGTATCCAGCTTCAACACTCACAACAAAACTCAGTTCAGCACTCACAACTCGAGATAAGACTCACTCAATGTTTGCACTCGACACGCAGCTGGTTTTGGGTTGGTTTGAGCGAAAGCTTCGACTGAGATGCGAGAGATGCTGCAAAAGCAAGTTTTTGGGCAGATGTTTTTAAGGATTGGCGCTCTGCAGCTGTAAACTCAGTTGTCGGCGAACTTTTCAAGCAAACGGACGGGACGAATCCgcagaaaattgaaaacgcgttgagtgaaaaataaaaggcaaaacaTTAAATGAGAAGCAACTACATATAGAAAAATCGAAGAataaaaacagagaaaaacagTGTGCGAAATGTAAGCAACGAATGAAAAAGGACGTTGAAATGTGTGCCAAGTGAAagagttttttttgttccatgaggaattaaatacattaatatgTCCTCGAAATGCCAGACTGCCAAGAGAGTTTTCCTGTTCACGCTACACACGTTTTGCTACCGAGTCCTTTGATGTTATGCAAAGTGCTTTGACAAAATGCCAGCGTCAGGCCAAGgaacccaaaaagaaaaaaatgaaagaaaagctTGTGCCGTGTGCCTTAAAGATATGACTTTGCCAATGGAAATTTGGTTTGCtcttttttcacatttttctttttcttgtggTCCTTTTCTACTTCCTTGTGAAGAAAAGTCGCcgccgccgttgccgttgttgttgttgttgtcaggcTAATCGGCAATGTCCATCTGTGGCATTTTGTGGGCCTAGGCGAATGGAGACTACTTATTTCGAATTCAGATACGACTCTCGTCTGATTTTTGTCGTCGTTACACttatcatttatcatttaGTTTTCGAGGGGGGAACCGCATTAAATGTGTGTTTCCTCAATTTCCCACAAAATTGCTCAATGTTGTCGTCCAACAGTCCAGCAGTCAGTTATAAACAACTCTGGGCCATACAGATATATTCATTTCGTTGACTTTTGACAGTTGTCCTTATTGCTGTTTGACCATTATGAACTTGAAAACGGAAATTATGCAATCAATTTGTGCAACTTGGCTGACTCAAATATGCCACAAAGGCAGGCGTCACAATTGAGCTGACAACAAGGCAATTGGCCCCCAGGCAATTTGATTAGTCGCAGCATTTCGAGAGCATATCAAGTGACAGTGTTATGTGTTATGTGCATAAATCATTAAacccaaaatatatatctatatattaatAGATTTTAATAGCGATCAAGTTACTTAAAGACATCAATAAATAAGACAATATATAttacgtgtgtgtttgtggatTCCACTTAAGACTCAAGATGGGGCACATTTggtgtttgctgtttgtgaCGAGTttgctgcacacacaaagCCACAGTTTGGGCGCAATTGTGCCGGATAAAGGTATGAAATGAATGCTAAAActaaactattatttattcttatacTCCTATCAATGGAGCAATGAAtacattattaattatgagTGTGTTTACCTAGTTTCCAATTTCACATTCACAACAAATCCACTAAATtatgcattgcatactttttggctcgttagcaaattaaatttatgattcaAAAAGCGGGCCAAACACATTAAATACCGAAAATGTTGGATATTAGTGGCGCAAAGTTTTGTATTCACACACAATCAATACAACAATTCATACACAAGTACTTCAACTTTTTGCTTGCTCTTCTCCATTCAATCAACTCAACTATTCAGGAACAACAATTCGCAAAAGTATGCCGGAAAACACCTTTAAAGTTGAATTAAACATGACAAAATCGCAAACATGCATTCACTTGCCTCCGAGCCAAGTTACGACTGTCGACCGTCGACTGTCGACGCCATGTGGCACATGCAACAGAATATTTTGCACACGCCACTTGgcatttgcatacaaattgccAGACGCTACTGTCAAGGGCCAAAGTTTTTTAATCAACTGAAAAGCCGTTTAAagttagttaaaaaaaaagtagtgTGGCATATAACAAATTATGCTGCAACGCAGTTGGCAATTTGCCGCACACAGTTTTATCAATTGCAACATGCATAAATGCAATCAATCGCAACGGGTTTTTGTTTCCTCCTTTTGcggcaaataataaattgaatttgatttttaattggcGCCTGAAGTGACATCAAAGGTACAAGaataccccaaaaaaaaaaaaactgaaactggaaaatgaaaataaaaataacattaacaagtaagaaagttacagtcgagtgtgctcgactgtgagatacccgctacccatttttaataaaggcaaaatattgcggtatcattttcaaaatataccgaaaatactaaaaaatactaaaaaatataccaaatggtatgtttggtatatcgatgtagtacaccattcaaaatataccataaacggcacaatgtgccagattgtcggccaaagcaactaagacccctagtaagtaggcgtttttgcccatacaaaagtatttctttaataacatccacaatttttatctgaaaattttcaggaatcataactattacagtaattattatatataccaaaattcgtagctctagctttaaaattacacttgttattcgatttttttgatttgcgggggcggaagtgggcgtggcaaaaatttgaaacaaacttgatctgcgtgcaaacataacaaatgctgtcgaaaaaaaattatagctctatctcttatagtctctgagatctaggtgttcatacggacggacggacagacggacagacggacagacagacagacggacatggctatatcgtctcggctgttgacgctgatcaagaatatatatactttatagggtcggagatgcctccttctacctgttacatacatttcctgccggcacaaagttataatacccttctaccctatgggtagcgggtataaaaatatgtaaaatatgtatgtaaatactACATGTTAAATGCGCAGAAAATTGCCCAGGGGACAGAGTTTACACACTCATTTCGCATGCATACACATCAGCGTACATAttagcaataataaaatatgtacttaCAAAACTACATAAAAAGAAATCGAATCACATCACATCGAATCGAACTGCGGGCAATTGAAAGAAGAACAACAGCGAAATGTGTCGCACAAAAAGCCAAGAGACATTAATGCTcttaatgctgctgctgtttaaaTACCCTACaattgttgcctacttttaggcgcaGCATTTAATGTGAAGGAATGAAAATGTTTGGACATGTAATGCTCGAAGTTGAGGTCCCAAATGTTATGTTGGTTATGTAGATAACCTTTGATTGTTTAATGTATTGATTGATAATACAAATGTGTATACGTATAGAtcaattaacttttataaaCCTGCTTCCATTTGTTTCTGTTCTACTTTTGGCGACTGATCATCTACTTCACACTACTGCTGATCTACTTCTTATGACTGCTAGCTTTCGACAGTTTCGTGCCTATCGACTTGCTAAACCTTGCCAACCGATACCGATAGGGACTATCTACTAGCCTCCAcctctgttacatacatagtCCGATTGGCATgccattaaattaatattctcCCCAGAGACGCTGCGCAATTTGTGTGAAGCTCTCAAGAGTCCCGAGTGTGTAGAGtataaaatgaaacatttgaaaatttggtttgtttgttggcaTGCACATGTGAccattttttattgttcaatgTTTTCGGGAAACtggtatttatatttgtttttattttcgtttttgttgtattttcgcttttctttttcacAAATATTGGTTGCTGTTTTGCcgtcgttttcgtttttccaCGGAATAGAACACAAGTTTCTCCAGTTTTTGTGTGCTACTGCTTTTCCCCGTTTTTCATGCTACATTTCATCTGACTGAAGCGACAAAATGGGCACACTGAGCATTCGACCGGAGAGTTGTGCCCCATAAAAAGTTTAGAAAAGTAAtcatattaaatgttattgaTATGGCAACTTGTGCGTTTGCCGTATAACACAGCAGCCAGCGAAAAAAccttcagtttcagttcttCTATGCcgcattaaaattgattaaaattaatgcttGTTTCATCCTCATCCGCATCCTcatcttctttattttttatttttatttttatgaatggGTCGCAGATTTGCATTAGCGTAAGCCAAAAAGTTGAGACGCAATCGTAGCTCGAGCTTAATGGAGATTATCGACCTTTGAGGTGAACAGGTGTTGGCACTTGATGTGAAATTTTGCGTGCAATTTTCGGGATTATTTCTTAAAGTATGCCAAACAAATAACAGTTGCCATAAGAAGTATGCAttaatttctttgctttcAGTTCATAATTAAAGTTGCAACTCTTTTGCGAAGAAAgttaaattcttttgtttaaaaactTTGTCAGCTGacattgaaaatttgtattcaaaattcagcgtgcaacaattttatttgtacgTACGTATATTcagctttttatttgtattcatttatattttctcgTTGAATTTTTCCTGCAATTTTTGTGGAGTATTTTCTTTGCACAGCACGTGCTCAAGCGCCtgtaaataaacacacaaacacagacatacacagtTATTTGAACATATGAGTATAAGTACAAGCTGGTTGGCAgcttttgttggcttttgtttttgatacGGGTCCAGGGCAGCAGAGTTCAAAGGCagccacaaccacacacacacacacatacaatctgacaaaagtaaaatacaaaaaaataaaaaaataaggaCACTCGATTTAACATGTTTGgtttgcattgttttgttttgctctttgcAGAGGCCACTTGCTCATCAGACCATTTCCGCTGCTCAAATGGCAATTGCATACCGAACAAATGGCGATGCGATCAGGAGAACGATTGTGCCGATGCCTCCGATGAATCAAAGGAATTGTGcagtaagtgtgtgtgtgatatgaATTTTCCCATTGCTGATTACATActatgtataaatatgtacaatattTGGAATActatctacatatataaattgtattgtcGATATACACAGTGAATGCCTGTCCCAACAATGAGTTCAAATGCAAGACCGTTGACCAGTGCATACCCCGTAATTGGCTCTGCGATGGCAGCAATGACTGTCGCGATAAATCCGATGAGGCGCATTGTagtaagcaaaaaataaaaataaatatagctaAAGCATATATacgcatatatgtatgtgtataacaagcttgcgctctcgctctctctctctcgctctagcTATATATCTATCTCTATCACTAGCTCATAGCTCTTTGTCCTGTCTGTGCTCATAACTCACAACTCACTTGCATTTAATAAAGTGTTGCGCATAATTTGAAAACTACGCTCATATGTGTCCCATATCCCCATACAGTTTAATCAAGTCGTTGAAGAGCAACGTTGCATTCAAGTGTATATAAAGCTAACCATAAACACATGCGAGTCTCcctcttctcctcctcctcacacacacatacacacattctAACACACACAATGGGGACACACAGACGCATGACATaacacgcatacgcagcgttaGCTGCCCGACAACGCCTGGCAACAGCGCATAAAGTGCTTAGCCCATAAtgctcactcacacacactcacacacacaagcatatGAGTATTACATGCCCCCTCGAGCACATactaacaacacacacacacacacacactctcatacTCACAACAACCCTTGGCCTTGGCTGTTGGCTGGATATTCGATAGGATTATATAATGGCTTTCtcgccacaaacaaaaaaatgaagaagagAATCAAACTAGAGAAAGGGGCAGCTGGTTCCTTCAGcggaaaataaatgtatttaatatccccaatgaaatttattagcTGCAGTTTACTTCTCactcaactgaactcaactcaactcgacttgCGTCTTATTTCTTCTTCCTCATCTTCTTCCATCCAAATCGCAGAGGCACGCACCTGTTCGCCGGAAGAGTACAGCTGCAAAAGCGGCGAAGGTGAATGCGTTCCTTTGGCCTGGATGTGCGATCAGAGCAAGGATTGCAGCGATGGCTCCGATGAGCATGCCTGCAGTAAGCACATCCACCttcaaatgattttcaaatatCTTTTGATTTGTAGtgacaattaatttgaaattcctcttgattttaattaaaatcccTTTTTGAGTCCGAATAGATATTTATAGGCCACTTCCTTCTTCCTTCGTTACATCCGTTCACTGTTCACCTGGCATCCAAAAACTGAGCTGCAACTTTTTGACATCTATGCAAGCATTGAGCGTTTATTTACTAGCATTTAGCAAAGTCAATTATGTTGTTTACCAAACTTTATACGCCAAAACAAacatcataaatatattttgcctCGCAGCGACATTTTATTTGCGcttcaattgaaatacaaaaaaggcaaaaatatCCTGTTTGTttgacaataaaatatttaagactATTTAATGCTAGATTCACACTGTAGAGcataataaaattgcatttcattttgtacaaCGAGTTTCAGTTAgatttttaatagaattaagcatagtttgaaatttatttatttaactaaaaagcaagtaaatatttttgctaagttaattaaaaattcacaactgacaaatattgtatataatttatttcaattgaatttatttggctACCTTTTTGAATGttcaacatatttaatttatttattgctaaaATACGTCACTGTGAAAACAAGTGAagtcaaataattaattgtgttTTGTTAAGGCagcatttaacaaaattaGTTTACTTAAGCTTAACACTTCAGTTCATTGCAAATTTTGTcgtaaattatttcaattaaacttatGAGAGCTACcttttataaatgtatttgatttGTAAAGTAAactattctatttatttattgccaaaaatacatcaagtaaatgaaacaaatttgatttattatttgttaatgcAGCATTTATTGGAATTAGTCAGTTTAAGAAGCCTTTgtttgaaatcaatttatttgagCAAAATATATTCCCTCTTTAACTATTCAGTTGCCTTACTTAACTCGaaattcttttgcatttttatcaGCCAATGCCAGAGTTATTCCGCCTACCATTTTCCTTTTGCTAACTCACTGGTCACATCCCCATTCATCAAGCGGTCCGCTTTGTgcttaattttcttttttggtttatgTCGCACATTGTGCACAGagatttgtttgttattgtgctAATCCTTTGTCGGTTCGCATTCGTTCACATAGACCAAACGTGCCGCTCCGATGAGTTTACATGCGGCAACGGGCGTTGCATACAGAAGCGTTGGGTCTGCGATCACGACAACGACTGCGGCGATGGCAGCGATGAGCTCAACTGTCCCGTTGTTCCCTGCGATGCCATCGCGGAGCACACCTGCGCCAATGGCGCCTGCATTGCCAAGCGTTGGGTCTGTGACGGTGATCCGGATTGCCCAGATGCCTCCGATGAACGGGTAAGTGCACACTGaatgccagccagccagactGCCTCATAAATTCCCATTTTTGTGTCGTTGGTAAAGTGGCAAAATGTTTGTAGTTGCCACGCCctcgcctccgcctccgcctgcCACCAAGTttttgtctctgtgtgtgttaggCGAAAGGCGGCAAGCATATAAATTACAGACAAGTTGCGCATAACTCAACGCTGCCAGCTTTGGCAGCTTTTGTTGTCAACGCATAGTAcgcataaaattgcattttgggCTGCGAAGTGTGGGCGTTGCACTTGCAACATAATTTCGTGTGTAAGCaactaaaagtatgcaatgaaaagtttttgccAAACTTCTAGCAAGGCAACGTCGCATAACTTTTCTCAACTCCCTTCTCTCAATGCCTCCTTTTGCCTTTTCCCTCAATCTCAGGCCTGCACGAATGTCACCAAGCAAGTAACGCCCTGTCTGCCTCATGAATATCAATGCAAGGATCGCATCACCTGCCTACATCACAGTTGGCTCTGCGACGGCGATCGCGATTGTCCCGATGGCGATGATGAGTTCACCAACTGCAAGAACATCACCTGCCGACCAGATCAATTCCAGTGCCACGATCGCAGCTGCATTGCCGGTCATCTGGCCTGCAATGGCGAATCCGACTGCAAGGATGGCAGCGATGAACGCGATTGCCGATTGGCAGCCGAGTCCAAGAGCTGCAACGCAACCAATCAATTCGATTGCGGTGGTGGTCAGTGTATTCCCCTGTCCAAGGTCTGTGATCAGCGCAAGGATTGCCCCGATGGCGAGGATGAGCCGGCGGGCAAGTGCAAAGTCAATGAATGCTCTGTCAAAAATGGCAACTGCATGCATCGCTGTGTCGATCAGCCTGTGGGCTACGTCTGCGACTGTCATCAGGGCTATCAACTGTCCTCAGATGGCCACACGTGTGTGGACATCAATGAGTGCGAAGAGCCCGGCATCTGTTCCCAGCTGTGCGTCAACGAGATTGGCGGCTTCAAGTGCGAGTGCCAAACAGGTTACATGCGGGATCCGCGTAATCACACGCGTTGCAAGGCCACAGAAGGTCACGCTTCACTGTTGCTGGCGCGTCGTCATGATATTCGGAAGATAGCTTTAGATCACATGGAGATGACTTCGATTGTAAATAGCACCAAGTCAGCCACAGCTTTAGATTTTGTCTTTCGCACTGGCATGATCTTCTGGAGTGATGTGACCACACAGAGCATCTACAAGGCTCCCATCGATGAGGGCAACGAAAAGACAGTTGTGCTCAAGCAATCATCTGTGACTTCAGATGGTCTGGCTGTGGATTGGATCTACAATCATGTGTACTACACGGATACACAGAAGTGCACCATTGAGCTGACCAACTTTGATGGCAATATGGGCACAGTGTTGATCAAGGATTCGCTAGATATTCCACGCTCCATTGCTCTGGATCCCATTGATGGCTGGATGTATTGGTCCGACTGGGGAGCATCGCCTAGGATTGAACGCGCTGGCATGGATGGCTCGCATCGCACCACGATTATCAACTATGATGTGAAGTGGCCCAATGGCATCACTCTCGATATGGTGCGAAAGCGCATCTACTGGGTGGATGGCAAACTGAATGTTATTTCCTCAGCCAACTACGATGGTTCACAGCGCAGACAGATTTTGTACTCGACGGAGTATCTGCGACATCCGTTCTCCATCACCACCTTTGAGGATTACATCTACTGGACGGACTGGGACAAGCAGACCGTCTTCAAGGCCAACAAGTTCACCGGCGAAGGTGTTGAGCCCATTACAGCCGTGCACATGGTGAGCAGCCGGCATCCGGCATCCGCTGTCAGCCATCAGCTGGCATGTGCCCAACGGCTTGCtgacgtatacttaatatttgcatatctttatttgcctttgcagttgcagcatcCCATGGTTATTCATGTCTACCATCCTTATCGCCAGCCAGATGGCGTAAATCGCTGCGAATCGGTTAATGGCCACTGCTCACATCTCTGCCTGCCCGCGCCGCGTATCAACGAGAAGAGTCCGCCCATTTCGTGTGCGTGTCCCACGGGTCTTAAGCTCATGGCCGATGGCCTCATGTGTGTGGAGGATCGTAAGTAGCTTCAAGATATTAatagtattttcttttataattttcctTTTGCATGCGATTCAATATTAACACGCTtcccttattttttttttatttaattaacaattatttttgaacCTGTGCATGATGATGCATGCAGCCCTTTATAGAGTTGTTACCAAACCCCCGCGTGTCCACAGATATAAGAGCAAAACGAAACCGAAGCCGCGAATTCCGCACACTAATGATGTGCCTGTCAAAATTGAAACGCATCAGGCAATCATCATACGCCCCTTTGGTATGCTTGGCAActctgttttctttatttgtgccgtctatgtgtttgtctgttgtttaaaatttgatttagtctttagtaatatttatacagtaatggtatatttgtgtaaCTTGTCAATTCTTTCTATTGggattttaattaatacttGAAGTGAagaactttttatattttaaatctacatatttaattttatcgCTCAGCCACTCACTATTAAGTTTCCTTCTCGGTTGAGTTTTTTACGATTGTGTGGCAACACtcttaatttgtatatttccCAGTTTCGACCTCTTCAACCGCAGTTTGATGTATGTTTCAACCCTCTTTCGAGGCTGTCCACTCTCTCCGAAAAGCTTGTCAACTCTGTTTTCTTTATATGTGGcgtctgtgtgtttgtctttcctttaaaatatgatttaatcttgaatattatttactGTGTTTTTGTAAagtaattgtatatatttgtgaCCTGTTAACCCTTTCTATTGGGATTTTAATTAACACTTGAAGTGAagaactttttatattttaaatctacatatttaattttataaccCAGCCACTCACTATTAAGTTTTCTTCTCGGTTGAGTGAGTTTTTTACGATTGTGTGGCAACCCtcttaaattgtatatttccCAGTTTCGACCTCGTCAACCGCAGCTTGATGTATGTTTAAGACTGTGTCAACCCTCTTTCGGTGCTGTCCACTCTCTCCAAAGTGTCACTTAAGAGCTTGTCAACTCTGTGCTGTTGACGTAGTTTCGCAGTTTCAGTCTGCCATTAGTTTGTGTTTAAAGTGTTGAAACTCGAACTTAAAGCAAGCAAATTAATCACGAAATTTTTCACTGAATGCACTGAACTGTTGCCACACTCgacagctctctctctctctttctctgctccCTTTGgatatttttctctttgtatgtgtgtgtgtggcttatGTTGGTGAGTGGGGAGCGAGTGAATTTTCGAGGGAAAGCACTTCATT
It encodes:
- the LOC117574244 gene encoding very low-density lipoprotein receptor isoform X5 — protein: MAIELRSTSTVSDSTTTNNTTTTTTTTVTNCNINNNKNNNNIDNCQRRAQQLFSCVCVNLNLLLLTLMLTLSKCCTATPTTSPLAATNNEQMLPHIDGATLTKQFDGKGILNMGFKFLNVSGKIGTPLDIAQALYTKCDEKQFQCRNGDCIPIRFVCDGDADCKDHSDEQVTSCKFLEATCSSDHFRCSNGNCIPNKWRCDQENDCADASDESKELCMNACPNNEFKCKTVDQCIPRNWLCDGSNDCRDKSDEAHCNQTCRSDEFTCGNGRCIQKRWVCDHDNDCGDGSDELNCPVVPCDAIAEHTCANGACIAKRWVCDGDPDCPDASDERACTNVTKQVTPCLPHEYQCKDRITCLHHSWLCDGDRDCPDGDDEFTNCKNITCRPDQFQCHDRSCIAGHLACNGESDCKDGSDERDCRLAAESKSCNATNQFDCGGGQCIPLSKVCDQRKDCPDGEDEPAGKCKVNECSVKNGNCMHRCVDQPVGYVCDCHQGYQLSSDGHTCVDINECEEPGICSQLCVNEIGGFKCECQTGYMRDPRNHTRCKATEGHASLLLARRHDIRKIALDHMEMTSIVNSTKSATALDFVFRTGMIFWSDVTTQSIYKAPIDEGNEKTVVLKQSSVTSDGLAVDWIYNHVYYTDTQKCTIELTNFDGNMGTVLIKDSLDIPRSIALDPIDGWMYWSDWGASPRIERAGMDGSHRTTIINYDVKWPNGITLDMVRKRIYWVDGKLNVISSANYDGSQRRQILYSTEYLRHPFSITTFEDYIYWTDWDKQTVFKANKFTGEGVEPITAVHMLQHPMVIHVYHPYRQPDGVNRCESVNGHCSHLCLPAPRINEKSPPISCACPTGLKLMADGLMCVEDLADHRPVKNQTHNDQTKASSPQPDSGFIALVVIASLSGCAGLLSVLLFVGYRYCSKRRINSMNFENPIYRKTTTEDHFSLRKNLPARIYDHTSVMDEEYSPVIGISSY
- the LOC117574244 gene encoding very low-density lipoprotein receptor isoform X8 translates to MAIELRSTSTVSDSTTTNNTTTTTTTTVTNCNINNNKNNNNIDNCQRRAQQLFSCVCVNLNLLLLTLMLTLSKCCTATPTTSPLAATNNEQMLPHIDGATLTKQFDGKGILNMGFKFLNVSGKIGTPLDIAQALYTKCDEKQFQCRNGDCIPIRFVCDGDADCKDHSDEQVTSCKFLEATCSSDHFRCSNGNCIPNKWRCDQENDCADASDESKELCMNACPNNEFKCKTVDQCIPRNWLCDGSNDCRDKSDEAHCKARTCSPEEYSCKSGEGECVPLAWMCDQSKDCSDGSDEHACNQTCRSDEFTCGNGRCIQKRWVCDHDNDCGDGSDELNCPVVPCDAIAEHTCANGACIAKRWVCDGDPDCPDASDERACTNVTKQVTPCLPHEYQCKDRITCLHHSWLCDGDRDCPDGDDEFTNCKNITCRPDQFQCHDRSCIAGHLACNGESDCKDGSDERDCRLAAESKSCNATNQFDCGGGQCIPLSKVCDQRKDCPDGEDEPAGKCKVNECSVKNGNCMHRCVDQPVGYVCDCHQGYQLSSDGHTCVDINECEEPGICSQLCVNEIGGFKCECQTGYMRDPRNHTRCKATEGHASLLLARRHDIRKIALDHMEMTSIVNSTKSATALDFVFRTGMIFWSDVTTQSIYKAPIDEGNEKTVVLKQSSVTSDGLAVDWIYNHVYYTDTQKCTIELTNFDGNMGTVLIKDSLDIPRSIALDPIDGWMYWSDWGASPRIERAGMDGSHRTTIINYDVKWPNGITLDMVRKRIYWVDGKLNVISSANYDGSQRRQILYSTEYLRHPFSITTFEDYIYWTDWDKQTVFKANKFTGEGVEPITAVHMLQHPMVIHVYHPYRQPDGVNRCESVNGHCSHLCLPAPRINEKSPPISCACPTGLKLMADGLMCVEDPLYRVVTKPPRVHRYKSKTKPKPRIPHTNDVPVKIETHQAIIIRPFVADHRPVKNQTHNDQTKASSPQPDSGFIALVVIASLSGCAGLLSVLLFVGYRYCSKRRINSMNFENPIYRKTTTEDHFSLRKNLPARIYDHTSVMDEEYSPVIGISSY
- the LOC117574244 gene encoding very low-density lipoprotein receptor isoform X1, which translates into the protein MAIELRSTSTVSDSTTTNNTTTTTTTTVTNCNINNNKNNNNIDNCQRRAQQLFSCVCVNLNLLLLTLMLTLSKCCTATPTTSPLAATNNEQMLPHIDGATLTKQFDGKGILNMGFKFLNVSGKIGTPLDIAQALYTKCDEKQFQCRNGDCIPIRFVCDGDADCKDHSDEQVTSCKFLEATCSSDHFRCSNGNCIPNKWRCDQENDCADASDESKELCKARTCSPEEYSCKSGEGECVPLAWMCDQSKDCSDGSDEHACNQTCRSDEFTCGNGRCIQKRWVCDHDNDCGDGSDELNCPVVPCDAIAEHTCANGACIAKRWVCDGDPDCPDASDERACTNVTKQVTPCLPHEYQCKDRITCLHHSWLCDGDRDCPDGDDEFTNCKNITCRPDQFQCHDRSCIAGHLACNGESDCKDGSDERDCRLAAESKSCNATNQFDCGGGQCIPLSKVCDQRKDCPDGEDEPAGKCKVNECSVKNGNCMHRCVDQPVGYVCDCHQGYQLSSDGHTCVDINECEEPGICSQLCVNEIGGFKCECQTGYMRDPRNHTRCKATEGHASLLLARRHDIRKIALDHMEMTSIVNSTKSATALDFVFRTGMIFWSDVTTQSIYKAPIDEGNEKTVVLKQSSVTSDGLAVDWIYNHVYYTDTQKCTIELTNFDGNMGTVLIKDSLDIPRSIALDPIDGWMYWSDWGASPRIERAGMDGSHRTTIINYDVKWPNGITLDMVRKRIYWVDGKLNVISSANYDGSQRRQILYSTEYLRHPFSITTFEDYIYWTDWDKQTVFKANKFTGEGVEPITAVHMLQHPMVIHVYHPYRQPDGVNRCESVNGHCSHLCLPAPRINEKSPPISCACPTGLKLMADGLMCVEDPLYRVVTKPPRVHRYKSKTKPKPRIPHTNDVPVKIETHQAIIIRPFVADHRPVKNQTHNDQTKASSPQPDSGFIALVVIASLSGCAGLLSVLLFVGYRYCSKRRINSMNFENPIYRKTTTEDHFSLRKNLPARIYDHTSVMDEEYSPVIGISSY
- the LOC117574244 gene encoding very low-density lipoprotein receptor isoform X3, yielding MAIELRSTSTVSDSTTTNNTTTTTTTTVTNCNINNNKNNNNIDNCQRRAQQLFSCVCVNLNLLLLTLMLTLSKCCTATPTTSPLAATNNEQMLPHIDGATLTKQFDGKGILNMGFKFLNVSGKIGTPLDIAQALYTKCDEKQFQCRNGDCIPIRFVCDGDADCKDHSDEQVTSCKFLEATCSSDHFRCSNGNCIPNKWRCDQENDCADASDESKELCNQTCRSDEFTCGNGRCIQKRWVCDHDNDCGDGSDELNCPVVPCDAIAEHTCANGACIAKRWVCDGDPDCPDASDERACTNVTKQVTPCLPHEYQCKDRITCLHHSWLCDGDRDCPDGDDEFTNCKNITCRPDQFQCHDRSCIAGHLACNGESDCKDGSDERDCRLAAESKSCNATNQFDCGGGQCIPLSKVCDQRKDCPDGEDEPAGKCKVNECSVKNGNCMHRCVDQPVGYVCDCHQGYQLSSDGHTCVDINECEEPGICSQLCVNEIGGFKCECQTGYMRDPRNHTRCKATEGHASLLLARRHDIRKIALDHMEMTSIVNSTKSATALDFVFRTGMIFWSDVTTQSIYKAPIDEGNEKTVVLKQSSVTSDGLAVDWIYNHVYYTDTQKCTIELTNFDGNMGTVLIKDSLDIPRSIALDPIDGWMYWSDWGASPRIERAGMDGSHRTTIINYDVKWPNGITLDMVRKRIYWVDGKLNVISSANYDGSQRRQILYSTEYLRHPFSITTFEDYIYWTDWDKQTVFKANKFTGEGVEPITAVHMLQHPMVIHVYHPYRQPDGVNRCESVNGHCSHLCLPAPRINEKSPPISCACPTGLKLMADGLMCVEDPLYRVVTKPPRVHRYKSKTKPKPRIPHTNDVPVKIETHQAIIIRPFVADHRPVKNQTHNDQTKASSPQPDSGFIALVVIASLSGCAGLLSVLLFVGYRYCSKRRINSMNFENPIYRKTTTEDHFSLRKNLPARIYDHTSVMDEEYSPVIGISSY